One stretch of Pseudomonas azotoformans DNA includes these proteins:
- a CDS encoding P1 family peptidase: protein MPRPGPRNALTDIPGLTVGHATDLRVDTGVTVIRPNGFWTASIDIRGGGPGGRETAALEPENMVGQLHALVFAGGSVFGLGAADAVAAKLSQDEVGLHLKPGAPAIPIVPAAVLHDLANGGDKDWGLDPPYRRLGFEALANAGEDFELGSVGAGRGAMAGVLKGGLGTASLDLGDGLIVAALVVANPIGSVYMPDGKTFWAWPWEVAGEFGGRRPEAEMDCSDPMPELSRLGSMGRLQAGANTTLVVVASTARLTVAECKRVAIMAQDGIARAVRPAHLPFDGDTVFALASEAVELTDGPRRQVEIGCIGSAAADCVVRAIARGVFSARG from the coding sequence ATGCCTAGACCCGGCCCGCGCAATGCCCTCACCGATATCCCAGGCCTCACGGTCGGCCACGCCACGGACCTGCGCGTCGACACCGGCGTCACAGTGATTCGCCCCAATGGTTTCTGGACTGCCAGCATCGACATTCGCGGCGGTGGCCCTGGCGGGCGTGAAACCGCCGCCTTGGAGCCGGAAAACATGGTCGGCCAACTCCACGCTCTGGTTTTCGCCGGCGGCTCGGTGTTCGGCCTGGGCGCGGCGGATGCCGTGGCGGCAAAACTGTCTCAGGACGAGGTGGGCCTGCATTTGAAACCCGGCGCCCCGGCAATCCCCATAGTGCCCGCCGCCGTGTTGCACGACCTGGCCAACGGCGGCGACAAGGACTGGGGCCTGGACCCGCCTTACCGACGCCTGGGCTTTGAAGCGCTGGCCAATGCTGGAGAAGATTTCGAGTTGGGCTCGGTGGGCGCCGGCCGTGGCGCCATGGCCGGTGTATTGAAAGGCGGGCTGGGTACCGCCTCGCTGGACCTGGGTGACGGATTGATCGTCGCCGCACTGGTCGTCGCCAACCCCATTGGCTCGGTGTACATGCCCGACGGTAAAACGTTCTGGGCCTGGCCCTGGGAAGTCGCGGGGGAATTCGGTGGCCGGCGGCCTGAAGCCGAGATGGACTGCAGCGACCCGATGCCGGAGTTGTCACGCCTGGGTTCGATGGGCCGCCTGCAAGCCGGGGCCAACACGACGCTGGTGGTGGTCGCCAGTACCGCTCGGCTCACTGTGGCTGAGTGCAAGCGCGTGGCGATCATGGCTCAGGACGGAATTGCCCGTGCGGTGCGTCCGGCGCATTTGCCGTTTGATGGGGACACTGTATTTGCCTTGGCGTCGGAGGCGGTTGAGTTGACCGATGGCCCACGGCGGCAGGTGGAGATTGGTTGTATTGGCTCGGCGGCTGCGGATTGCGTGGTGCGGGCGATCGCCAGAGGGGTGTTCAGTGCCAGGGGCTAG
- a CDS encoding tetratricopeptide repeat protein — MSLDYLGNPIDTTDPTTRQGLDDFIGGFLGYQPRAERILATADADPGSALANAFAGLLLMFSESPEGPALAEKYHQRAAHAAHPRAQLYLGVLQAWIKDDLDQVLHLSANLLDRYPRDLFAAKLNQYLEFNRGNWPALLRIGLKATAGAPDIAHSHGLLAFAYEQCHLLEDAEASALQALRLQPSEPWAQHALAHVMLTQGRIEEGTVFLESVTHHWDGLNSFMYTHNWWHLALFYLARGEKQRVLEIYDQHVWGILPEYSQDQVGAVSLLARLELAGINVGERWQALAPYLQRRVCDTVQPFLSVQYLYGLARAGKPEADRLLATLRQYSFDARPVWGEVTLPLAKGLLAHARGDWQQSLAQLTIALPRLNEIGGSHAQRDLFALVELDARVKAGDWLGAQQTLELRRRYDGWDVPTNRSLVRVYEALKLPELAAKAQTRLSPFT; from the coding sequence ATGTCACTGGATTACCTGGGCAACCCCATCGACACCACCGACCCCACCACCCGCCAAGGGCTGGACGACTTCATAGGCGGCTTCCTCGGCTACCAGCCCCGTGCCGAACGCATCCTTGCCACCGCCGATGCCGATCCCGGCTCCGCGCTGGCTAATGCGTTTGCCGGCTTGCTGCTGATGTTCAGCGAGTCGCCCGAGGGCCCGGCACTGGCGGAAAAATACCACCAACGTGCGGCGCACGCCGCTCACCCGCGCGCTCAGCTGTACCTTGGCGTGCTGCAAGCCTGGATCAAGGACGACCTCGATCAGGTCCTGCATTTGAGCGCAAACCTGCTCGACCGCTACCCCCGCGACCTATTCGCCGCCAAGCTCAACCAGTACCTGGAATTCAACCGCGGCAACTGGCCCGCCCTGTTGCGCATCGGCCTAAAGGCCACCGCTGGCGCACCCGATATTGCCCACAGCCACGGTCTGCTGGCCTTCGCCTACGAGCAATGCCACCTGCTTGAAGACGCCGAAGCCAGCGCGCTGCAAGCCTTGCGCCTGCAACCCTCGGAGCCTTGGGCCCAGCACGCCCTGGCCCATGTGATGCTGACCCAGGGACGTATCGAGGAAGGCACGGTATTCCTGGAAAGCGTGACCCATCACTGGGACGGTTTGAACTCGTTCATGTACACCCACAACTGGTGGCACCTGGCGTTGTTCTACCTGGCGCGGGGCGAGAAACAGCGCGTGCTGGAGATTTACGACCAACACGTGTGGGGCATTCTCCCGGAATACTCCCAGGACCAGGTCGGCGCCGTGTCCTTGCTCGCGCGATTGGAACTGGCCGGCATCAACGTGGGAGAGCGCTGGCAGGCGCTGGCACCCTACCTACAACGTCGGGTCTGCGATACGGTACAGCCGTTCCTGAGCGTGCAGTACCTGTATGGCCTGGCCCGGGCGGGCAAGCCGGAGGCGGATAGGTTGCTGGCGACGTTGCGCCAGTACAGCTTTGACGCACGGCCGGTGTGGGGCGAAGTGACCCTGCCGTTGGCGAAGGGCTTATTGGCCCATGCACGTGGCGACTGGCAACAGTCGCTGGCGCAACTGACGATCGCCCTTCCCCGGCTGAATGAGATTGGTGGCAGCCACGCACAGCGCGATCTGTTTGCCCTGGTGGAGCTGGATGCACGAGTGAAGGCCGGGGATTGGTTGGGGGCGCAGCAGACACTGGAATTGCGGCGCCGGTATGACGGGTGGGATGTGCCGACGAATCGGAGTTTGGTACGGGTGTATGAGGCGTTGAAGTTGCCGGAGCTGGCGGCAAAGGCACAGACGCGCCTATCACCTTTCACCTGA
- a CDS encoding ABC transporter substrate-binding protein, translating to MRSFSFRRALTSVALCTTLLAGQAQAQPQEGGVLNLVAQPEPPSLMHGVVSHVSTQYVSGKVLQGLLTFDTHLAPKPVLAKAWTISPDGLTYTFDLQDGVHWHDGPAFTADDVVFSFQIFYPEVDKRLGGIITEYVESITAKGPLQVVFHLKKPFAPLLSALGSGLRPVVPKHLYENTDFRNNPYNLKPVGTGPFVFVEWKRGAYIKLAKNPNYWKKGLPYLDSIIFHVIPDASSRAAAFERNDVQVLRSGDADYSDLKRLTALPDVQSSEKGWELYAGLAFLQINTRKPPLNNPKVRQAILYALNRQFIVDNIFFGSGKVAQGPFVSSSPYHDPQLPQYAYDVKKAKALIAESGVDVGAVRIRLLNGEKGGAWERLAEYTKQSLQPLGFKVQVVTSDAATWFQRVSDWDFDLTYNFIFQIGDPYLTSAYLFRSDYILKTSPFANVSGYNSAEADALWAKVADTPEGPERKQLYSQLENVLNADLPIAPIFEMRYPTLFHKQVKNLLQTATSLNEDDESVYLEALAP from the coding sequence ATGCGCTCATTCTCTTTCCGCCGTGCCCTCACGTCCGTGGCACTGTGCACCACGTTGTTGGCCGGCCAGGCTCAAGCGCAACCCCAGGAGGGCGGGGTGCTCAACCTGGTGGCCCAGCCGGAGCCGCCCTCGCTGATGCACGGCGTAGTCAGCCATGTGTCGACCCAATACGTGAGCGGCAAGGTGCTCCAGGGCCTGCTCACTTTCGACACACACCTTGCGCCCAAACCGGTATTGGCCAAAGCCTGGACTATCTCCCCTGACGGCCTCACCTATACTTTCGACTTGCAGGACGGCGTGCACTGGCACGACGGTCCAGCGTTCACCGCCGATGACGTGGTGTTCAGCTTCCAGATCTTCTACCCCGAGGTGGACAAGCGTCTTGGCGGTATCATCACCGAGTACGTCGAGAGCATCACCGCCAAAGGTCCGCTGCAGGTGGTCTTTCACCTGAAGAAACCTTTCGCACCGTTGCTTTCGGCCTTGGGCAGCGGCTTGCGCCCGGTGGTGCCGAAGCACCTTTACGAGAACACCGACTTTCGTAACAACCCCTACAACCTAAAACCGGTGGGTACCGGGCCGTTTGTGTTCGTCGAGTGGAAACGAGGCGCCTATATCAAGCTGGCTAAAAACCCCAACTACTGGAAAAAGGGCCTGCCGTACCTCGACAGCATCATCTTCCACGTCATTCCTGATGCCTCTTCGCGTGCCGCCGCGTTCGAGCGTAACGACGTGCAAGTGCTGCGCAGCGGCGATGCGGATTACTCCGACCTTAAGCGCCTGACCGCCTTGCCCGATGTGCAGTCGTCGGAAAAGGGCTGGGAGTTGTACGCGGGTCTGGCCTTCCTGCAAATCAACACGCGCAAGCCACCGTTGAACAACCCCAAGGTGCGCCAGGCGATCCTGTATGCGCTGAACCGACAGTTCATCGTCGATAACATCTTCTTCGGCTCGGGCAAGGTCGCTCAGGGGCCGTTTGTGTCCAGCTCGCCTTACCACGATCCCCAGTTGCCGCAGTACGCCTATGACGTGAAAAAGGCCAAAGCGCTGATTGCCGAATCCGGCGTGGATGTCGGCGCGGTGCGCATTCGCCTGCTCAATGGCGAGAAGGGGGGGGCCTGGGAGCGCCTGGCCGAATACACCAAGCAGTCCTTGCAACCCCTGGGTTTCAAGGTGCAGGTGGTCACATCCGACGCGGCGACCTGGTTCCAGCGCGTAAGCGACTGGGACTTCGACCTGACCTACAATTTTATCTTCCAGATCGGCGATCCCTACCTGACCAGCGCCTACCTGTTCCGCTCCGACTACATACTCAAAACCTCGCCGTTCGCCAACGTCAGCGGCTACAACAGCGCCGAGGCCGACGCCTTGTGGGCGAAAGTCGCCGATACCCCGGAAGGCCCGGAGCGCAAACAGCTCTACAGCCAGTTGGAGAACGTGCTGAACGCTGACCTGCCCATCGCACCGATCTTCGAAATGCGTTACCCGACGCTGTTTCACAAACAGGTGAAAAACCTGCTGCAGACCGCTACCAGCCTTAACGAGGACGACGAGAGCGTGTACCTCGAGGCCCTGGCACCATGA
- a CDS encoding ABC transporter permease, with the protein MNGALYFSGRLVKALLMVVAVLVLSFLLIRLAPGDPALLLAGEAGVDDVQFIEQLRQTMGLDKPLLQQLLIYLGNIAHLDLGYSYRNQTSVWSLIAERLPATLALMGSAFVVSSVLGVTLGVLAARARQKRHWLDDVISHGALLLYAMPPFWLAMLMILLFSVSLDWLPAFGMETVGRDFSLLDRLRHLLLPCLSLSVLFLALYIHLTRAAVLDALGQEYVRTAHAKGLHPRRILYVHVLRNALLPVVTFAGLQLGQLASGALLVEVVYSWPGIGRLMYDSLAQRDYGVLMGGFLVISILVVGFNVLTDVICRLLDPRIGAGGQG; encoded by the coding sequence ATGAACGGCGCGTTGTATTTCAGCGGGCGGCTCGTCAAGGCGTTGCTGATGGTGGTGGCGGTGCTGGTGCTGAGCTTCCTGCTGATTCGCCTGGCGCCGGGCGATCCTGCATTGCTGTTGGCCGGAGAGGCGGGGGTGGACGATGTGCAGTTTATCGAGCAGCTGCGCCAGACCATGGGCCTGGATAAGCCGCTGCTCCAGCAGTTGCTGATATACCTGGGCAATATCGCCCACCTGGACCTGGGTTATTCCTACCGAAACCAGACGTCGGTGTGGTCGCTGATCGCCGAACGGTTGCCGGCAACGCTGGCATTGATGGGCTCGGCCTTTGTGGTTTCTTCCGTGCTTGGCGTGACCTTGGGTGTGCTGGCGGCGCGGGCACGGCAGAAACGGCATTGGCTGGACGACGTGATCTCCCACGGTGCTTTGTTGCTGTACGCGATGCCGCCGTTCTGGCTGGCGATGCTGATGATTTTGCTGTTCTCCGTAAGTCTGGATTGGTTGCCGGCGTTCGGTATGGAGACCGTGGGCCGGGACTTCTCGCTGCTGGATCGCCTGCGGCATCTGTTGTTGCCGTGCCTATCCCTGAGCGTGCTGTTTCTGGCCCTGTATATCCACCTCACCCGAGCCGCCGTGCTCGATGCTCTTGGTCAGGAATACGTGCGCACTGCTCACGCCAAAGGCCTGCATCCACGACGGATCCTGTATGTACATGTGTTGCGCAATGCACTGCTGCCGGTGGTGACTTTCGCTGGTTTGCAACTCGGCCAACTGGCCAGCGGTGCGTTACTGGTGGAGGTGGTGTACTCCTGGCCTGGCATTGGCCGCTTGATGTATGACTCATTGGCCCAGCGTGACTACGGTGTGTTGATGGGCGGCTTTCTGGTGATCTCGATTTTGGTGGTGGGCTTCAATGTGTTGACCGATGTGATTTGCCGTTTGCTCGACCCACGTATAGGCGCCGGAGGACAGGGCTGA